The following are from one region of the Methanoculleus caldifontis genome:
- a CDS encoding V-type ATP synthase subunit D: MSVESIKPTRSGLLVVRQRLALAERIHRLLAMRLDGMMLELIRLTGQVAVQRRELEEKYAGAREMAAVAAMMEGATGVLLAALSVETVPTYTAGYRNAFGVQLPDLKPSMVKKTLDQRGYSVVGTSSVIDDAADAYEDLLSEIIKTAELEGGIKHLLNDIERTRRRVNALELKVIPELKDLRRLIEDRRDEMERQELVRLRRIKKLKAMRPGSR; this comes from the coding sequence ATGTCGGTCGAGAGCATCAAACCCACCCGGTCCGGCCTCCTGGTCGTCAGGCAGCGGTTGGCACTTGCAGAGCGGATACACCGCCTTCTCGCGATGAGGCTCGACGGGATGATGCTCGAACTCATCCGGCTCACCGGGCAGGTCGCCGTGCAGCGGAGGGAACTCGAGGAGAAGTATGCCGGAGCCCGGGAGATGGCTGCCGTCGCCGCCATGATGGAGGGAGCGACCGGGGTGCTCCTTGCAGCGCTCTCGGTGGAGACCGTCCCGACCTACACGGCAGGATACCGGAACGCCTTCGGGGTGCAGCTGCCGGACCTGAAGCCGTCCATGGTGAAGAAGACGCTCGACCAGCGGGGCTACAGCGTCGTCGGGACCTCTTCGGTCATCGACGATGCCGCCGATGCCTATGAGGATCTCCTCTCCGAGATCATCAAAACCGCCGAACTCGAAGGCGGGATCAAGCACCTGCTCAACGATATCGAGCGGACCCGGCGGAGAGTGAACGCGCTGGAACTCAAGGTCATTCCGGAACTGAAGGACCTGCGCCGGCTCATCGAGGACCGGCGAGACGAGATGGAGCGACAGGAACTGGTGCGGCTCCGGCGCATCAAAAAATTAAAAGCGATGAGGCCGGGGAGCCGTTAA
- a CDS encoding V-type ATP synthase subunit C translates to MEVCMALPGVTSPSCIYACTRFRVRKTALLPREEYLRLMQLSIPGIVNHLARREEYAQEIADLAHDFTGAQLIEEAVNRSLARSFSHALAIAPGDLHLLTAEYLARWDIANVMAVLRSTVHDIPRQQVRDLLIPAGEVDGTLLDRLLGLSTCEDVLEALQGWRFYPTLAEYYRVCGEKGVFARIETELYRQYYAKLLGPTRSGCSGCQELNAYLRFEIDSTNMKNLIRLHCAEEACDITVVDRTMIPGGYIPITLFRRLYGIETEGEFISTFLKTDIVPVLARAVRDLRQDPGFSGEDAAELVWQRWHQHRRPVHEIEVAVTRIRLHQMEAQSRRHPFSVLPVLTYLERKKYEVFNLRAIARGKAFGLPSERIWQYIVL, encoded by the coding sequence ATGGAAGTCTGCATGGCGCTGCCCGGCGTGACCTCCCCCTCCTGCATCTATGCCTGCACCCGGTTCCGGGTCCGGAAGACCGCTCTCCTTCCCCGTGAAGAGTACCTGCGGCTCATGCAGCTGAGCATACCCGGCATCGTCAACCACCTCGCCCGGCGAGAGGAGTACGCGCAGGAGATCGCAGACCTCGCGCACGACTTCACGGGTGCCCAGCTCATCGAGGAGGCGGTGAACCGGAGTCTGGCGCGGTCGTTCTCGCACGCCCTCGCGATCGCGCCGGGAGACCTGCACCTCCTGACCGCGGAGTACCTCGCCCGGTGGGACATCGCAAACGTCATGGCGGTCCTGCGGAGCACGGTTCACGACATCCCGCGGCAACAGGTCCGCGACCTCCTCATACCCGCGGGTGAGGTCGACGGCACGCTCCTCGACCGCCTGCTGGGCCTCTCGACCTGCGAAGACGTTCTCGAGGCCCTCCAGGGCTGGCGGTTTTACCCGACCCTTGCGGAGTACTACCGGGTCTGCGGGGAGAAGGGAGTCTTTGCCCGGATAGAGACCGAACTCTACCGCCAGTATTATGCAAAACTGCTCGGTCCCACAAGATCCGGGTGCAGCGGGTGCCAGGAGCTGAACGCTTACCTCCGGTTCGAGATCGATAGCACCAACATGAAGAACCTCATCCGGCTCCACTGCGCAGAGGAGGCCTGCGACATCACGGTCGTCGACCGGACCATGATCCCGGGCGGCTACATCCCCATCACCCTCTTCCGGAGGCTCTACGGCATCGAGACGGAGGGGGAGTTCATCAGCACGTTCTTAAAGACCGATATCGTCCCGGTCCTCGCCCGTGCGGTCCGCGACCTCCGGCAGGACCCGGGCTTCTCCGGTGAGGACGCCGCAGAGCTGGTCTGGCAGCGATGGCACCAGCACCGGCGGCCGGTTCACGAGATCGAGGTGGCGGTCACCCGTATCAGGCTCCACCAGATGGAGGCCCAGTCCCGGCGCCACCCGTTCTCGGTCCTGCCGGTCCTTACGTACCTGGAGCGGAAGAAGTACGAGGTCTTCAACCTGCGGGCAATCGCACGGGGAAAAGCATTCGGTCTGCCATCCGAACGGATCTGGCAGTACATCGTCCTGTAG
- a CDS encoding histone deacetylase family protein has translation MQEGEVTPGSAMQTSMSIFPHKCMDAATLYGTGLPLRNKVHIRVPTTHPPIAMSYSIVTGDLFAGHDAPGHPESQARLDAALAGVPAGARRMAPEQATPTDLARVHTHRHIESIRSLCRECPPGRVRYLDPDTYVTRQSFDAALYAAGGAILAVERALEGEHSFALVRPPGHHAEPDRAMGFCLFNNAAVAAARALREVDRVAILDWDLHHGNGTEKAFYTSDRVLYCSVHEAGLFPRTGRPDERGAGPGTGYTINAPLEAGSTGADYALIFSEVFIPALRRFEPDLVVVSAGQDALFDDPLGLILLHPEDFGVLTGMLADAGRASLALVLEGGYGRSHAEAVAAICAALGGARFMPGGSRPKESARLLVEAYAGAGLTVSA, from the coding sequence ATGCAGGAGGGGGAGGTCACGCCGGGCAGCGCCATGCAGACTTCCATGAGCATCTTCCCCCATAAATGCATGGACGCGGCGACCCTGTATGGGACGGGGTTGCCGCTCCGGAACAAAGTTCATATCCGGGTGCCGACAACCCACCCCCCGATCGCGATGTCGTACTCGATCGTGACGGGGGATCTCTTCGCCGGCCACGACGCTCCCGGCCACCCTGAGTCCCAGGCCCGCCTCGATGCGGCCCTTGCCGGGGTGCCGGCCGGTGCCCGCCGCATGGCCCCGGAGCAGGCGACGCCCACCGACCTCGCACGGGTGCATACGCACCGGCATATCGAGAGTATCCGTTCGCTCTGCAGGGAGTGCCCCCCGGGCCGGGTCCGGTACCTCGACCCGGACACCTACGTCACCCGGCAGTCGTTCGACGCTGCCCTCTACGCCGCGGGGGGCGCGATCCTGGCGGTGGAACGGGCGCTCGAGGGCGAGCACTCGTTCGCGCTGGTCCGCCCGCCGGGGCACCATGCCGAGCCCGACCGGGCGATGGGCTTCTGCCTCTTCAACAATGCGGCCGTCGCGGCGGCGAGAGCGCTTCGTGAGGTCGACCGGGTGGCGATCCTCGACTGGGACCTCCACCACGGCAACGGGACAGAGAAGGCGTTCTACACCTCGGACCGGGTGCTCTACTGCTCGGTCCACGAGGCGGGGCTCTTCCCCCGGACCGGGCGGCCGGACGAGCGGGGTGCCGGACCCGGCACGGGGTATACCATCAACGCCCCGCTCGAAGCGGGCTCGACCGGTGCCGACTACGCCCTGATCTTCTCGGAGGTCTTCATCCCGGCGCTCCGGCGGTTTGAGCCGGACCTCGTGGTGGTCTCGGCCGGCCAGGACGCGCTCTTCGACGACCCGCTCGGCTTGATCCTCCTCCACCCGGAAGACTTCGGGGTCCTGACCGGGATGCTCGCGGATGCAGGCAGAGCATCTCTCGCCCTCGTCCTCGAGGGAGGCTACGGGCGGTCGCACGCGGAGGCCGTTGCGGCCATATGCGCGGCTCTCGGCGGCGCGCGCTTCATGCCCGGAGGCAGCAGACCAAAAGAGAGCGCCAGGCTGCTCGTCGAGGCGTATGCCGGCGCGGGGCTGACCGTTTCTGCCTGA
- a CDS encoding tryptophan transporter: MKSRDIAIVGILLAVGAIIRYMSLLIPGPIVSNLVIAFYSLAIILVVPTFREAIGIGVVAGIICALLSHSIFPPANLISEPIGAVVALAVYLVIRERFALAPAVTVLVATLASGFSFILIALLAVAPTVLDKFGTLEAFLAVTVPIVLITAAVNAVVGQVLMVPASRALMRGTRQAAPRGAGKVDES, encoded by the coding sequence ATGAAATCGAGAGATATTGCAATCGTCGGCATACTCCTTGCCGTAGGGGCCATCATCAGGTACATGTCACTCCTGATCCCCGGCCCGATCGTATCGAACCTCGTGATCGCCTTCTATAGCCTCGCCATCATCCTGGTCGTGCCCACGTTCCGCGAAGCGATCGGGATCGGCGTTGTGGCGGGCATCATCTGTGCTCTCCTCAGCCACTCGATCTTCCCGCCCGCAAACCTCATCAGCGAGCCCATCGGGGCGGTCGTCGCCCTCGCGGTCTACCTGGTGATCAGGGAGCGCTTCGCGCTTGCCCCGGCGGTGACGGTGCTCGTTGCCACCCTCGCGAGCGGGTTCTCCTTCATCCTCATCGCACTCCTCGCGGTGGCCCCGACAGTCCTCGACAAGTTCGGGACCCTCGAGGCGTTCCTCGCGGTGACCGTGCCGATCGTCCTGATCACGGCGGCGGTCAACGCGGTCGTCGGGCAGGTGCTCATGGTGCCGGCATCAAGGGCGCTGATGCGGGGCACGCGGCAGGCAGCTCCGCGGGGTGCGGGGAAGGTTGATGAATCTTAA
- a CDS encoding ABC transporter ATP-binding protein gives MNLKTGGESVLSLRGVSYTYPGSDSPAFEGVSLDLRRGEIVFVTGPTGAGKTTLCLAASGILHHEYGGTLEGAITILGKDVRDYQSMAGIGKHVGVVFDDADAQLIFSTVEEEVASGLENLGIPRAEMQQRLRHVMESTGIADLAQRAPHTLSGGQKQRVAIAATLALGTEILILDEPTAELDTDATDAISALLRRLADEGTAVLIVEQKFDMLAAIADRMVLIEDGRIVQEGSPDEVMGSGSVQSPSGAARRHPAPAAALPEGGAPPIISIRGLVHRYDGVTALAGLDLEIVPAEIVAVVGENGSGKTTLIKHFNGLLRPTEGSVTVDGLDAATVPIAELARHVGLVFQNPDTMLFAETVEEEVAFGLRNIDPESTGEPIEAALREVGLIHRKAVYPRSLSRGERQRLAIACVIAMKPGVIVLDEPTTGLDAREAARVMETLGRLRREGHTIVMVTHDMRLGEEYADRIVRMEQGSIVGDERISEEEPCPKLCSTSSGRAPFTASTRSPN, from the coding sequence ATGAATCTTAAGACCGGCGGGGAGAGCGTCCTCTCCCTTCGAGGCGTCTCCTACACCTACCCCGGTTCCGACTCTCCGGCCTTCGAAGGGGTTAGCCTCGACCTCCGGAGAGGAGAGATCGTCTTCGTCACCGGCCCTACCGGGGCGGGGAAGACGACCCTCTGCCTTGCCGCGTCCGGCATCCTCCACCACGAGTACGGCGGCACGCTCGAGGGCGCGATCACGATTCTCGGGAAAGACGTCCGGGATTACCAGAGCATGGCCGGGATCGGGAAGCACGTCGGGGTGGTCTTCGACGACGCCGACGCCCAGCTCATCTTCTCCACCGTCGAGGAGGAGGTGGCCTCGGGGCTTGAGAATCTCGGAATTCCCCGGGCGGAGATGCAGCAGAGGCTCCGCCACGTGATGGAGTCGACCGGGATCGCCGACCTTGCACAGAGGGCGCCGCACACCCTCTCCGGGGGCCAGAAACAGCGTGTCGCCATCGCGGCAACCCTTGCCCTGGGCACAGAGATCCTGATCCTCGACGAGCCGACCGCCGAACTGGACACGGATGCGACCGACGCGATCTCCGCCCTCCTGCGGCGGCTCGCGGACGAGGGCACGGCCGTGCTCATCGTCGAGCAGAAGTTCGATATGCTTGCCGCCATCGCGGACCGGATGGTCCTGATCGAGGACGGCAGGATCGTGCAGGAAGGCTCGCCCGACGAGGTGATGGGGAGCGGCTCCGTGCAGTCCCCGTCAGGCGCCGCCCGGAGGCACCCCGCCCCGGCAGCGGCCCTTCCGGAAGGAGGGGCACCGCCCATCATCTCCATCCGGGGGCTCGTTCACCGCTACGACGGGGTGACGGCTCTCGCCGGTCTCGACCTTGAGATCGTCCCCGCCGAGATCGTGGCCGTGGTCGGGGAGAACGGGTCCGGGAAGACGACGCTCATCAAACACTTCAACGGGCTGCTCCGGCCCACCGAAGGCAGCGTCACCGTCGACGGGCTCGATGCGGCGACGGTCCCGATCGCGGAACTCGCGCGCCACGTGGGCCTGGTCTTCCAGAACCCGGACACCATGCTCTTCGCCGAGACCGTGGAGGAAGAGGTGGCGTTCGGCCTCAGGAACATCGACCCGGAGAGCACGGGGGAGCCGATCGAGGCAGCCCTTCGCGAGGTCGGCCTCATCCACCGGAAGGCCGTCTACCCGCGGTCGCTCTCACGGGGCGAACGGCAACGCCTGGCCATCGCCTGCGTCATCGCGATGAAGCCGGGGGTGATCGTCCTTGACGAGCCCACGACGGGACTCGACGCCCGCGAGGCGGCACGGGTCATGGAGACCCTCGGCCGCCTGCGCCGGGAAGGCCACACCATCGTCATGGTGACGCACGACATGCGTCTTGGAGAGGAATACGCCGACCGCATCGTCAGGATGGAGCAGGGAAGCATCGTCGGCGACGAGAGAATATCCGAGGAGGAACCATGCCCGAAATTATGCAGTACGTCATCAGGGAGAGCGCCTTTCACCGCCTCCACCCGATCACCAAACTGA
- a CDS encoding energy-coupling factor transporter transmembrane component T family protein: MPEIMQYVIRESAFHRLHPITKLIFAVVVVALAVLTSDTAMLAVLVGAVVAVAAAGGLVRDLLRQVPLLLSLAASLLALTVLTIQSGDIVFYLVPLSVPVVGGAFPVTTGAIDLAAAMSLRFAAMLFAFQLFVISTQPRDLVHLMDRLRMPVDYTLMLLIALRFIPSLQLEGKRIHEAQLARAYNPGKGLTGRVRGLFPIIIPLVSNSLGKATVLGLTIDLRGYRSGRRTPMQDRVLGRGDVAGICCMGLVVAGYLAVLLV, from the coding sequence ATGCCCGAAATTATGCAGTACGTCATCAGGGAGAGCGCCTTTCACCGCCTCCACCCGATCACCAAACTGATCTTTGCCGTCGTCGTCGTGGCCCTTGCGGTGCTGACGAGCGATACCGCGATGCTCGCGGTCCTTGTCGGAGCGGTGGTGGCCGTAGCGGCGGCTGGGGGGCTCGTCCGCGATCTCCTCCGCCAGGTGCCCCTGCTCCTCTCGCTTGCGGCAAGCCTGCTCGCCCTCACCGTCCTCACCATCCAGAGCGGGGATATCGTCTTCTACCTGGTCCCGCTCTCGGTCCCGGTCGTCGGCGGGGCCTTCCCGGTCACGACGGGGGCGATCGACCTTGCGGCAGCGATGTCGCTCCGGTTCGCGGCGATGCTCTTTGCCTTCCAGCTCTTCGTGATCTCGACCCAGCCGCGCGACCTCGTCCACCTCATGGACCGCCTCCGGATGCCCGTCGATTATACGCTGATGCTCCTGATTGCGCTCCGGTTCATCCCGAGCCTGCAGCTCGAAGGGAAACGGATCCACGAGGCGCAGCTCGCCCGCGCCTACAACCCGGGCAAGGGCCTCACGGGCAGGGTCCGCGGCCTCTTCCCGATCATCATCCCCCTGGTCTCGAACTCGCTCGGAAAAGCCACGGTCCTCGGCCTGACGATCGATCTCCGGGGATACCGCTCCGGCAGGCGGACGCCCATGCAGGACCGCGTCCTCGGCAGGGGCGATGTTGCCGGGATCTGCTGCATGGGCCTCGTGGTCGCAGGGTATTTGGCCGTGCTGCTCGTATAA
- a CDS encoding EF-Tu/IF-2/RF-3 family GTPase yields the protein MGNLNVAVLGPAGYAKDLGKKGTDSDITFYNLKKGEDTVTIVEPARYPERLAPLFYAASMADAALLVVGEITPMLGEWVLMLDEVGVKQGYIVLRNYLTPDQIAPLLRGTVLEQYRFVEEDPIALRDLLLSEAHARASVPPGAGSVGTITIDHHFNVRGIGTVILGGVVRGGIKKHDAIKVYPGERPIGLRSIQKHDDDFDWAAEGDRVGLALKNIESDDLDRGYVLSNDPALRTGKTIEARATLVKYWPAALTAGTVLHLGHWMQFIPARVEAVRDDGNWRQPTLTLALEKDLVYLPGDTAVLHYLEGGKLRIAGHIELS from the coding sequence ATGGGCAATCTGAATGTTGCCGTGCTGGGACCCGCGGGGTATGCAAAAGACCTCGGGAAGAAGGGCACGGACTCCGATATCACGTTCTATAACCTGAAGAAGGGCGAAGATACCGTCACCATCGTCGAGCCTGCGCGGTATCCCGAGCGACTGGCCCCGCTCTTCTATGCCGCGTCGATGGCGGATGCCGCTCTCCTCGTGGTGGGCGAGATCACCCCGATGCTCGGGGAGTGGGTGCTGATGCTCGACGAGGTGGGAGTGAAGCAGGGCTATATCGTCCTCCGGAACTACCTGACCCCCGACCAGATCGCGCCGCTTCTGCGGGGAACGGTCCTTGAGCAGTACAGGTTCGTGGAAGAAGACCCGATCGCGCTGCGCGACCTCCTGCTTTCGGAGGCGCACGCCCGGGCATCCGTCCCCCCCGGCGCCGGAAGCGTCGGCACCATCACCATCGACCACCACTTCAACGTCCGCGGCATCGGGACGGTCATCCTCGGCGGCGTGGTGCGGGGAGGCATCAAGAAGCACGACGCCATAAAGGTCTATCCGGGCGAGCGGCCGATCGGCCTGAGGTCGATCCAGAAACATGACGACGATTTCGACTGGGCCGCCGAGGGCGACCGGGTGGGGCTCGCGCTCAAGAACATCGAGTCCGACGACCTCGACCGCGGGTACGTCCTCTCAAACGATCCCGCGCTCCGGACCGGAAAGACCATCGAAGCGCGGGCGACGCTGGTGAAGTACTGGCCGGCCGCGCTCACGGCGGGGACGGTGCTCCACCTCGGCCACTGGATGCAGTTCATCCCGGCGAGGGTGGAGGCGGTGCGGGACGACGGGAACTGGCGGCAGCCGACGCTCACGCTTGCGCTCGAAAAAGACCTCGTCTACCTTCCCGGAGATACGGCGGTGCTCCACTACCTCGAGGGCGGGAAGCTCCGGATCGCCGGCCACATCGAGTTGTCCTGA
- the mtrH gene encoding tetrahydromethanopterin S-methyltransferase subunit H, whose product MFKFEKEQTVLDFNGTKIGGQPGEYPRVLGASIFYNKHETVLDDHKGKIDKAKAEALWNRCQELSDITGVPHFIQIIAEYGEAFESYFTWFDSIDNKTAFLMDSSAPTALAHACKYVTEVGLADRAIYNSINGSITPENMQALKESDVNAAIVLAFNPGDPSVRGREQVLTQGGVAGQEKSMMAIAEECGITRPILDTAATPLGLGSGGSFREILACKAIHGLPTGGAYHNMTVSWTWLKRWRKSVLADHYKGKDVLLEQMAHHHFGGFEGIRQAAWSSPDIGCNIMAATLGADLIMYGPIENCEGASTAIAFADIVLAEAAKEFGLETQTQNHPLFKLI is encoded by the coding sequence ATGTTCAAGTTCGAAAAAGAGCAGACGGTACTCGACTTCAACGGTACCAAGATCGGCGGGCAGCCCGGCGAGTATCCGCGGGTTCTCGGTGCATCGATCTTCTACAACAAGCACGAGACCGTGCTTGATGACCACAAAGGCAAGATTGACAAGGCGAAGGCAGAGGCGCTCTGGAACCGCTGTCAGGAACTCTCCGACATCACCGGAGTTCCCCACTTCATCCAGATCATCGCGGAATACGGCGAGGCGTTCGAGAGCTACTTCACCTGGTTCGACAGCATCGACAACAAGACCGCGTTCCTGATGGACTCGTCGGCACCTACCGCACTCGCGCACGCCTGCAAGTACGTCACGGAAGTAGGTCTGGCCGACCGTGCGATCTACAACTCGATCAACGGTTCGATCACGCCGGAGAACATGCAGGCACTGAAAGAGAGCGACGTCAACGCCGCTATCGTCCTTGCATTCAACCCCGGCGACCCGTCCGTCCGCGGCCGTGAGCAGGTGCTCACCCAGGGAGGCGTTGCCGGACAGGAGAAGAGCATGATGGCCATCGCAGAGGAATGCGGCATCACCCGCCCGATCCTCGACACCGCAGCGACCCCGCTCGGTCTCGGTTCCGGCGGCTCGTTCCGTGAGATCCTCGCCTGCAAGGCCATCCACGGCCTGCCGACCGGCGGTGCCTACCACAACATGACCGTCTCCTGGACGTGGCTCAAGCGCTGGAGAAAGAGCGTCCTCGCCGACCACTACAAGGGCAAGGACGTCCTCCTCGAGCAGATGGCCCACCACCACTTCGGTGGCTTTGAGGGTATCCGCCAGGCTGCATGGTCGAGCCCCGACATCGGGTGCAACATCATGGCCGCCACCCTCGGTGCCGACCTGATCATGTACGGGCCTATCGAGAACTGTGAGGGTGCCTCCACCGCTATCGCTTTCGCCGACATTGTGCTCGCGGAAGCAGCCAAGGAGTTCGGTCTTGAGACTCAGACCCAGAACCACCCGCTCTTCAAACTCATCTAA
- the mtrA gene encoding tetrahydromethanopterin S-methyltransferase subunit A has product MVEKKSPASGWPIVQGDFHTGDAQSCVAVVTMGSHLDEQGICDAGAAIAGSCKTENLGLEKIIANVISNPNIRYILCCGTEVKGHLSGQSFMALHTGGVSGGKIVGAQGAIPFIENLSDEAIKRLQDQVEMVNIMESEDMGTIKAKINELKAKDPGAFGAEAMVIEVKEAGGGAAGVAVAGANPQFLEIEERLNAIETRIEFVDAEIAQRVGRKIGRDIGILYGLVAGLIVFMMLLVLLPKLVGFL; this is encoded by the coding sequence ATGGTTGAGAAGAAATCACCGGCCAGCGGATGGCCGATCGTTCAGGGCGACTTCCACACGGGAGATGCGCAGAGCTGCGTCGCCGTCGTCACCATGGGATCCCACCTCGACGAGCAGGGCATCTGCGACGCCGGAGCGGCAATCGCGGGCTCTTGCAAGACCGAGAACCTCGGCCTTGAGAAGATCATCGCAAACGTCATCTCCAACCCCAACATCAGGTACATCCTCTGCTGCGGTACGGAAGTGAAAGGGCACCTCTCCGGTCAGAGCTTCATGGCGCTGCACACCGGCGGTGTCTCCGGCGGTAAGATCGTCGGAGCCCAGGGAGCCATTCCGTTCATCGAGAACCTCTCCGACGAGGCGATCAAGCGCCTCCAGGACCAGGTCGAGATGGTCAATATCATGGAAAGCGAGGACATGGGCACCATCAAGGCCAAGATCAACGAACTCAAGGCCAAAGATCCCGGTGCGTTCGGCGCGGAAGCCATGGTTATTGAAGTCAAAGAGGCGGGCGGCGGTGCGGCAGGGGTTGCCGTTGCAGGCGCGAACCCGCAGTTCCTCGAGATCGAGGAGCGGCTCAATGCCATCGAGACGAGGATCGAGTTCGTCGATGCCGAGATAGCCCAGCGCGTCGGAAGAAAGATCGGGCGCGATATCGGTATCCTATACGGACTGGTTGCAGGTTTGATTGTATTCATGATGTTGTTGGTATTACTCCCCAAGTTAGTTGGGTTCCTGTAA
- a CDS encoding tetrahydromethanopterin S-methyltransferase subunit F, translating into MAEESTQAGPIRMTAINMMVDAIRYKAQILARTTKLESGIMGMGIVGFGVGLAIVMLLIVVPAIMLGAI; encoded by the coding sequence ATGGCAGAAGAAAGCACACAGGCAGGCCCCATCCGGATGACGGCGATCAACATGATGGTGGACGCCATCCGGTACAAGGCACAGATCCTTGCCCGCACGACCAAACTCGAATCGGGTATCATGGGCATGGGCATCGTCGGGTTCGGAGTGGGACTCGCGATAGTCATGCTCCTGATCGTGGTTCCGGCGATCATGCTGGGGGCGATCTAA